One Thermoplasma volcanium GSS1 genomic window carries:
- a CDS encoding MFS transporter, whose protein sequence is MSDAYSRDRNYVRSLLVSASAGMFIWGIIASIAPLATAWPYVKGLPRVYLSVFLSLPSVFLLTGNTILGKLSDILGRKPIYLMTILFYLAGLLIIFASNNVVLLVIGIALSEIGVGGEEVTTLSLISEDVPIKHRGKFLAFVPNMNNVGSAVIAFVFLYFNSSSIQIQKLYFLIIAFFAVFLALYTRRSIPESFRWLRETGSEKEAENLYKKLKISEDGIRIKEPNFSVSLAFLAILGISQYLTFGLMAYIVGPYYFSPAQVSEIIFYALLGASVAGIIAMFLVDIGRKKYAILSYLGGTISILLILATIKYVDNMLVFLPLLFINMMFSEFAWASRTTLEPELFGTKRRSTSIGLVRVFPILAYIASIYLTASFTLSQYIFFNLALWCLGLVAAIVWMFIGVETKNVSMDYYS, encoded by the coding sequence ATGTCGGATGCATATAGTAGAGATAGAAATTATGTAAGATCTCTTTTAGTGTCTGCTTCAGCTGGGATGTTTATATGGGGCATAATAGCAAGCATAGCTCCGCTTGCTACTGCGTGGCCTTATGTTAAAGGGCTTCCAAGAGTTTATTTATCTGTTTTTCTTTCTTTGCCATCTGTTTTTTTACTGACTGGGAATACGATCCTTGGTAAACTTTCAGACATCCTAGGTAGAAAACCAATATACCTAATGACAATTCTTTTTTACTTGGCTGGACTTCTCATCATCTTTGCCTCGAATAATGTAGTATTGCTTGTTATAGGTATCGCCCTATCTGAGATAGGCGTAGGGGGCGAAGAGGTTACGACTTTATCCCTGATATCTGAAGATGTTCCGATAAAACACAGGGGTAAATTCCTCGCATTTGTGCCTAATATGAATAATGTAGGAAGTGCTGTTATTGCGTTTGTGTTTCTATATTTTAACTCATCCTCTATCCAAATACAAAAGTTGTATTTCCTAATTATCGCCTTCTTTGCTGTGTTTCTCGCTTTATACACTAGAAGATCTATACCGGAGTCGTTCAGGTGGCTTCGTGAAACTGGATCGGAGAAGGAAGCTGAAAATCTCTATAAAAAATTAAAGATCAGTGAAGACGGTATACGGATAAAAGAACCGAATTTCAGTGTTTCGTTAGCTTTTCTTGCTATCCTTGGAATATCACAATATCTAACGTTCGGGCTTATGGCATACATCGTAGGCCCTTATTATTTCTCACCAGCCCAGGTAAGTGAGATAATTTTCTATGCATTGCTTGGTGCTTCTGTAGCCGGCATAATCGCTATGTTCCTAGTTGATATCGGCAGAAAGAAGTATGCTATATTATCATACTTGGGTGGCACTATTTCTATACTACTTATACTTGCCACGATAAAATACGTAGATAACATGCTAGTTTTTCTCCCGCTTCTTTTTATCAATATGATGTTCTCAGAATTTGCTTGGGCTTCAAGGACTACACTTGAACCAGAACTCTTTGGAACAAAGCGTAGATCCACATCCATAGGCCTTGTTCGAGTATTTCCTATACTCGCGTATATTGCATCTATTTACCTGACCGCTTCGTTCACACTGTCGCAGTATATATTTTTTAATCTTGCGTTGTGGTGCTTGGGGTTGGTAGCAGCCATAGTATGGATGTTCATAGGCGTAGAAACAAAGAACGTAAGCATGGACTATTACAGCTAA
- a CDS encoding MarR family winged helix-turn-helix transcriptional regulator, whose protein sequence is MAYDDDENSMAIKVWRLYVDLWKLWYKKNERNLNKIDLSITEFTIMRHLIENGPMSMAAIASLINVTPGWITGVVDKMEEKNLVTRNRDSTDRRIIKIAITDRGREVYENAKKNHYAFIRKALAELNENELQQTYVLLQKMMDDVSKLESN, encoded by the coding sequence ATGGCATACGATGATGACGAGAATTCCATGGCCATCAAGGTATGGAGACTCTACGTAGACCTTTGGAAACTTTGGTATAAAAAGAACGAGAGGAATTTAAATAAGATCGACCTGTCGATCACCGAGTTCACCATAATGAGGCATTTAATTGAAAATGGACCTATGTCAATGGCTGCTATAGCCTCTCTCATAAACGTTACTCCAGGTTGGATCACCGGCGTAGTAGATAAAATGGAAGAAAAAAATTTAGTCACTAGAAATAGAGATTCTACCGACAGGAGAATAATTAAAATAGCAATAACAGACCGGGGAAGGGAAGTATACGAAAATGCAAAGAAAAATCATTATGCATTCATAAGAAAAGCCCTTGCTGAACTCAATGAAAACGAGTTACAACAAACCTATGTTTTGCTACAAAAAATGATGGATGATGTCTCTAAACTTGAATCAAATTGA
- a CDS encoding sulfurtransferase TusA family protein: MDVKPDRVIDARGSYCPGPLMELIKAYKQAKVGEIISVYSTDAGTKKDAPAWISKSGQELVGVFDRNGYYEIVMKKVK, from the coding sequence ATGGATGTAAAACCAGATAGGGTTATTGATGCAAGGGGCAGCTACTGCCCAGGTCCATTGATGGAGCTTATAAAGGCTTACAAGCAGGCCAAGGTTGGCGAAATCATATCCGTTTATTCTACGGATGCAGGCACAAAGAAGGATGCCCCTGCATGGATATCAAAGTCTGGGCAGGAGCTCGTTGGTGTATTCGACCGGAACGGCTACTACGAAATAGTCATGAAGAAGGTTAAGTGA
- a CDS encoding nicotinate phosphoribosyltransferase: MKMFNIASEDDIKKGLASDVYFERSISTLTETCKDHRVAMEATVSGPLDTWINFSGLDEVLKLLEGIDVDVFAIPEGTILYPRDSNGIPVPFIRIEGNYCDFGMYETSILGMICQASGISTKSSKVRIAAGDCPFFSFGIRRMHPAVSPMIDRSAFIGGADGVSGILGAKLIGEEPIGTMPHALSIILGDDEAWRLTLKNTKNGQKSVILIDTYMDEKFAAIKVAEEFEHVDYIRLDTPSSRRGNFEALVREVKWELALRGRSDIKIMVSGGLDENTVAKLREAGAQAFGVGTSISSAKPFDFALDIVSIDDKPKTKRGKLSGKKSVLRCEKCRKVEVVPYGVESKPCSCGGVMHNIIVKYMEHGKLLSQYPEPKEIRKRTLSELEYFRSSN; the protein is encoded by the coding sequence ATGAAGATGTTTAACATTGCCTCTGAGGACGACATAAAGAAGGGTCTTGCCTCAGATGTTTATTTTGAAAGAAGCATTTCAACTCTGACAGAAACATGCAAAGATCACAGGGTTGCAATGGAAGCTACAGTATCTGGGCCGCTCGACACATGGATAAACTTTTCTGGCCTTGACGAAGTTCTGAAGCTGTTAGAGGGAATAGATGTAGATGTGTTCGCTATCCCTGAAGGCACCATCCTGTACCCAAGAGACTCTAACGGTATTCCTGTACCGTTCATTCGTATTGAGGGAAATTACTGCGATTTCGGAATGTACGAAACCTCCATTTTAGGGATGATATGCCAGGCCTCCGGTATTTCGACTAAATCTTCAAAGGTTAGAATAGCCGCCGGTGATTGCCCATTCTTTTCCTTTGGAATAAGGAGGATGCATCCAGCAGTTTCACCAATGATTGACCGTTCTGCATTTATAGGAGGGGCTGACGGTGTATCTGGAATACTTGGAGCAAAGCTGATAGGGGAAGAACCTATAGGAACTATGCCACATGCATTATCAATTATTCTTGGTGACGATGAGGCATGGAGATTAACATTAAAGAATACAAAAAATGGCCAAAAATCTGTGATCTTGATAGATACTTATATGGATGAAAAATTCGCTGCCATAAAGGTAGCAGAAGAATTCGAACACGTTGATTATATAAGGCTAGATACACCATCGTCGAGGAGAGGTAACTTTGAAGCACTTGTAAGGGAAGTAAAGTGGGAACTTGCTCTGAGGGGCAGAAGCGATATAAAAATAATGGTATCTGGCGGCCTTGATGAAAATACCGTAGCCAAACTTCGAGAAGCAGGGGCACAGGCTTTTGGAGTCGGTACCTCCATATCTTCAGCAAAGCCATTTGATTTTGCCCTTGATATAGTAAGCATAGACGATAAACCTAAAACAAAGAGAGGAAAATTATCTGGTAAGAAGAGCGTATTAAGGTGTGAAAAGTGCAGAAAAGTTGAAGTAGTACCATATGGAGTTGAATCAAAGCCTTGCAGCTGTGGAGGTGTAATGCACAATATTATTGTAAAGTACATGGAACATGGGAAGCTTTTAAGCCAATACCCTGAACCAAAAGAAATAAGGAAAAGAACTCTTTCAGAATTAGAATATTTTAGATCTTCAAATTAA
- a CDS encoding DsrE/DsrF/DrsH-like family protein, which translates to MSKTLSIVLASGTIDKIAAAGVITSGAVANGIDVNIFVTFWALMKFRKNDNTVNKLSYDGSEISDLVLSKMNEKKIQSGIEMIRNAKEVGNVHVYGCALMADVMGISKDDLDDMVEDIIGVGEFVSMTESSYTTLFI; encoded by the coding sequence ATGTCAAAGACACTCTCCATTGTGCTCGCATCGGGCACGATAGACAAGATAGCAGCTGCAGGTGTTATAACGTCTGGAGCAGTCGCAAACGGCATCGATGTCAACATATTCGTCACATTCTGGGCGCTCATGAAGTTTAGGAAGAACGACAATACTGTGAACAAGCTCAGCTACGATGGCTCTGAGATAAGCGATCTCGTCCTGTCGAAGATGAATGAAAAGAAGATACAGAGCGGCATAGAGATGATAAGGAATGCAAAGGAGGTCGGAAACGTTCATGTCTACGGATGTGCGCTTATGGCCGATGTAATGGGCATATCCAAAGACGATCTGGATGATATGGTCGAGGACATAATAGGTGTAGGTGAGTTCGTATCAATGACGGAATCTTCTTACACTACGCTGTTTATATGA
- a CDS encoding ArsR/SmtB family transcription factor: MPLVDSDYSGEYKRLIWWLFYATRGGDMRRKIIDLIRNNPSNQHQISRVLGVNYRTVEHHLHILEQNNIVYGMGDKYGRTFFISQSFLDKLPIYDEFKNKVEKNS; the protein is encoded by the coding sequence ATGCCATTGGTTGATTCGGACTATTCAGGGGAGTATAAACGTTTAATCTGGTGGCTTTTTTATGCTACTAGAGGAGGCGATATGCGAAGAAAGATAATTGATCTGATAAGAAACAATCCATCTAATCAGCATCAGATCTCACGGGTACTTGGTGTTAATTATAGAACAGTTGAGCATCATCTGCATATTCTTGAGCAAAACAACATAGTTTATGGGATGGGCGATAAATATGGACGAACATTTTTTATATCACAAAGTTTCCTAGATAAACTTCCTATCTATGATGAATTTAAAAATAAAGTTGAAAAAAATTCATAA
- the mtnA gene encoding S-methyl-5-thioribose-1-phosphate isomerase translates to MKVIIDGEVRTLKAAWYEDGEVKLIDQRELPDKIKIFSAKNSDDIAYAIKNMVVRGAPAIGVTAAYGLAMASKNGEDMNKAKEKIRATRPTAYDLFKAIRYMEVNGYDMNAARRYAMEIEGRSKKIGELGNELIRNGAKILTHCNAGALAVLDWGTALSPMRIAHNEGKNIFVFVDETRPRLQGAKLTAWELAQEGIDHAIIADNAAGFYMRRKEIDLVIVGADRIASNGDFANKIGTYEKAVLAKVNGIPFYVAAPGSTFDFSIRSGDEIPIEERDENEVLEINGIRIGPNESHSKNPAFDVTPNEYVTGFITEYGIFKPNELNKLKDLMDKDLFMNIK, encoded by the coding sequence ATGAAAGTTATAATAGACGGAGAAGTCAGGACATTAAAGGCAGCATGGTACGAAGATGGTGAAGTCAAGCTCATAGACCAGAGGGAACTCCCAGACAAGATCAAAATATTTTCTGCAAAAAATTCTGATGACATAGCATATGCAATAAAGAACATGGTAGTCAGAGGTGCACCAGCTATTGGCGTAACAGCAGCTTACGGACTCGCCATGGCAAGCAAAAATGGAGAAGATATGAACAAAGCAAAGGAAAAGATAAGGGCGACAAGGCCAACCGCCTATGACCTATTCAAAGCGATAAGATACATGGAAGTCAATGGCTACGATATGAATGCGGCAAGAAGATACGCAATGGAAATAGAAGGCCGCAGCAAAAAGATTGGTGAATTGGGTAACGAACTTATAAGAAATGGGGCAAAGATTCTAACTCACTGCAATGCAGGTGCGCTAGCCGTCCTCGACTGGGGCACGGCACTTTCTCCAATGAGGATTGCTCATAATGAGGGAAAGAACATATTTGTATTCGTAGACGAAACTAGGCCCAGGCTTCAAGGAGCCAAGTTAACTGCTTGGGAGCTTGCTCAAGAGGGAATAGACCATGCTATAATTGCAGATAATGCAGCTGGTTTTTACATGCGCAGAAAAGAAATAGACCTTGTTATAGTGGGAGCGGACAGAATAGCTAGTAATGGTGATTTCGCAAATAAAATAGGCACCTATGAAAAGGCTGTATTAGCAAAGGTAAACGGGATACCTTTCTACGTAGCAGCACCTGGGAGCACATTCGACTTTTCTATACGAAGTGGGGATGAGATCCCGATTGAAGAGAGGGATGAGAATGAAGTACTTGAGATCAACGGCATCAGGATCGGTCCTAACGAAAGCCATAGTAAGAACCCGGCTTTTGACGTTACTCCAAATGAATATGTAACGGGATTCATAACTGAATATGGGATATTTAAGCCTAATGAACTTAATAAATTGAAAGATTTGATGGACAAAGATCTATTCATGAATATAAAGTGA
- a CDS encoding YHS domain-containing protein encodes MIDPVCGMKADKNSKWKSVYNGKEYYFCSEHCKIQFDKNPIRYTR; translated from the coding sequence ATGATTGATCCTGTCTGTGGAATGAAAGCTGATAAGAACTCAAAATGGAAATCAGTATACAACGGCAAAGAATATTATTTCTGCAGCGAGCACTGCAAAATTCAGTTCGACAAAAATCCAATAAGATATACTAGATGA
- a CDS encoding DUF1059 domain-containing protein: protein MAKYVFKCSDIGMNCGFEASAKSIDELMPKIVEHAKTAHNITEINEDLKNKVTSAIKKKMF, encoded by the coding sequence ATGGCGAAATATGTGTTTAAGTGTAGCGATATCGGCATGAATTGTGGTTTTGAAGCCTCCGCAAAGAGCATAGATGAACTGATGCCAAAAATTGTGGAACACGCTAAGACGGCACACAACATAACTGAGATCAACGAAGATCTAAAGAACAAGGTCACATCGGCAATTAAGAAAAAAATGTTTTAA
- a CDS encoding 30S ribosomal protein S3ae — translation MAGEKFQKKGKEKWKEKVWYTVEAPPYLGSKEVSVALGEDSNSMVNRVVEVPISELTGNFKKSNEKALFRITNCEGTKCKTIFIGHYIGDDYIRRLVRRRKERIDIIEDVKTSDNSIITVKIVVVTDGKVTNTKKFQIRKVLTDFILNKGLSLPYSEFVRYLIGDDIYNDMISATKDIYPLKKIEVRKSELVSLSGISEIHAGSQNSGEEPVVQN, via the coding sequence ATGGCTGGTGAAAAGTTTCAAAAGAAAGGAAAAGAAAAATGGAAAGAAAAAGTCTGGTATACTGTAGAGGCCCCTCCGTACCTAGGTTCAAAAGAAGTTTCGGTTGCTCTGGGTGAGGATTCAAATTCTATGGTAAATAGGGTAGTAGAGGTTCCGATATCTGAGCTTACCGGAAATTTCAAAAAATCTAATGAAAAGGCCTTATTTAGGATAACAAATTGTGAGGGTACAAAGTGTAAAACTATTTTCATAGGTCATTACATAGGTGACGATTATATCAGGCGCCTTGTAAGAAGAAGGAAAGAGAGAATAGATATAATCGAAGACGTCAAAACTTCAGATAATAGCATCATAACCGTAAAAATTGTTGTTGTAACAGATGGGAAGGTGACCAACACTAAGAAGTTCCAGATAAGAAAGGTATTGACGGATTTCATATTAAATAAGGGGTTGTCATTGCCATATTCCGAATTTGTTAGATACTTGATAGGCGATGACATCTATAATGATATGATATCCGCTACCAAGGATATATACCCACTCAAGAAGATCGAGGTTAGGAAATCTGAGTTAGTTTCACTTTCCGGTATTTCTGAAATCCATGCCGGATCTCAGAATTCCGGAGAGGAGCCTGTCGTGCAAAATTAA
- a CDS encoding DUF981 family protein translates to MSEFIDPLAVMLLGLGMGTALGAAYFLAHGLNKRDAVKSLVVPAFGVGFFDFVSGFIMSFTWPLPSSYNMLFGDPLLMFGLILMMSSYMEYRGFDLRFNSILLLFLGIYVLVASAGIVHYKLETGDDLLSSMGLYILDGIAAVLAPIMYIKPENGKYLYLLEFIILLLGTFVALFIGYEAIWGHLLDFIKYFP, encoded by the coding sequence ATGAGTGAGTTTATCGATCCGCTTGCTGTAATGCTTCTTGGGCTTGGAATGGGCACAGCTCTAGGCGCTGCCTATTTCCTCGCGCATGGCTTAAACAAAAGGGATGCTGTTAAGAGCCTTGTCGTACCAGCTTTCGGTGTTGGATTTTTCGATTTTGTAAGTGGATTTATAATGTCATTCACATGGCCTTTACCATCTAGTTACAACATGCTATTCGGGGATCCTCTACTGATGTTCGGTCTGATACTGATGATGTCATCATATATGGAGTACCGCGGTTTTGACCTTAGGTTTAATTCAATACTGCTACTTTTCCTAGGTATTTACGTGCTGGTCGCCTCAGCTGGAATTGTGCACTACAAATTAGAAACCGGAGACGATCTTCTCTCTTCAATGGGACTGTATATATTGGATGGTATAGCTGCGGTTCTAGCCCCGATTATGTATATAAAACCAGAAAATGGTAAATATCTCTACTTGTTAGAGTTCATCATCCTTCTCCTTGGTACTTTTGTTGCCCTTTTCATTGGATATGAGGCAATATGGGGCCATCTCCTAGACTTCATTAAATACTTCCCATAA
- a CDS encoding heavy metal translocating P-type ATPase: MPTDPVCGMYVPETSDLYVDKDGQRYYFCSKGCMEKFLSPEGESRSLKRRLVIAWLFSIPVLILSYALFPQKDWVLFILSIPVVFYSGFPFYRGAYSAIRNFSGNMDLLISIGVLTAFFFSLFVSIFPQAIPNSSVYFDSSDFIVSLILTGSYIENISKKRASSAGDKLLQMMPKIVHIVSGASIKDAEASSLKAGVTLQVRPGEIIAVDGTILEGRSEVDESSITGEQEPVLKTAGDRVISGTKNLNGMLIVKAEAVGADTTVSKIHGLIVMASSGRTKVQRIADIFSSYFVPVVLVAATASFLFWYFYLKSIGNPLAPEIGILAFVSVVVIACPCAIGLAGPITLLISAEESFKHGILVKNTGVFDRIRKINRIVFDKSGTLTSPLPEIYDLTGDIKALAYAASVESGSNHPVALSIVNKARDLGLRIEKAYQVVEEPGIGITGKVDGKEVRIAQDESGATIVEIDGDVACRFRLRYKLRDDAIETVSALKKMEIKVSVLSGDTSKEAKSVLEPLKLDEVITGSNPEEKAEVVRRYQEKGEYVMFVGDGINDTVALETADAGIAMGSGSDITKAAGDIVLVNNKLSTIIDILTISRSTIKKVKENIFWAIIYNSALIPIAGGVLVPVFSTSVYSVLPILAALAMGMSSTTVVLNSLRLKKSIRKSIQSEKMYEYTKNQGETFVS; this comes from the coding sequence ATGCCAACTGATCCGGTATGTGGAATGTATGTTCCAGAAACGTCCGACCTTTACGTCGATAAAGATGGTCAACGTTATTATTTCTGTTCAAAGGGATGCATGGAAAAGTTTCTGTCTCCTGAAGGAGAGAGTCGAAGCCTAAAGAGAAGGTTAGTAATTGCATGGCTATTTTCCATTCCGGTATTAATATTGAGCTACGCGCTCTTTCCGCAAAAGGATTGGGTATTATTCATATTATCTATTCCTGTTGTATTTTACTCTGGGTTCCCATTTTATAGAGGGGCATATTCAGCAATAAGAAATTTTTCGGGAAATATGGATCTTCTCATATCTATAGGTGTACTCACAGCATTCTTCTTTTCGCTCTTTGTGTCCATTTTCCCACAGGCGATACCGAATTCGTCTGTATATTTTGATTCTTCTGATTTTATCGTATCTTTAATACTGACTGGAAGCTACATTGAGAACATTTCAAAAAAGAGGGCGTCTAGTGCCGGCGACAAGCTGCTGCAGATGATGCCAAAGATCGTGCACATCGTTTCTGGTGCATCCATTAAGGATGCAGAGGCTTCATCGCTGAAGGCAGGCGTTACATTGCAAGTGCGGCCAGGTGAGATTATAGCAGTTGATGGTACCATATTGGAAGGGAGGAGCGAGGTTGATGAATCTAGTATAACTGGAGAGCAAGAACCTGTCCTCAAGACAGCAGGAGATAGGGTCATATCTGGAACAAAAAACTTGAATGGAATGCTAATAGTTAAGGCGGAAGCTGTTGGAGCAGATACGACGGTGTCAAAAATACACGGCCTAATAGTCATGGCCTCATCAGGGAGAACAAAGGTTCAAAGGATCGCGGACATATTTTCATCTTATTTTGTACCTGTAGTTCTTGTTGCCGCTACCGCTTCGTTTCTCTTCTGGTACTTTTATTTGAAATCAATAGGAAACCCATTAGCTCCTGAAATAGGCATACTTGCTTTCGTTTCAGTCGTTGTTATAGCATGTCCTTGCGCAATTGGGCTAGCTGGCCCTATCACCCTATTGATATCGGCCGAGGAATCGTTTAAACACGGAATACTCGTCAAGAATACGGGTGTTTTTGATAGAATAAGAAAGATAAATCGTATAGTGTTCGATAAATCAGGCACTTTAACTAGCCCGCTGCCGGAAATTTACGATCTTACTGGAGATATAAAGGCCCTGGCTTATGCAGCTTCTGTAGAATCCGGATCAAACCATCCGGTTGCGTTGTCCATAGTTAATAAGGCCAGGGATCTTGGGCTAAGAATAGAAAAAGCTTATCAAGTTGTAGAAGAACCTGGAATAGGAATAACGGGAAAGGTCGATGGAAAAGAAGTGCGAATAGCACAAGATGAGAGCGGAGCTACAATAGTAGAAATTGATGGAGATGTTGCATGCAGGTTCAGATTAAGGTATAAGTTGCGTGATGATGCTATAGAGACAGTTAGCGCATTAAAAAAGATGGAAATAAAGGTTTCGGTTTTGTCTGGCGATACATCGAAAGAAGCTAAATCCGTCCTTGAACCTCTTAAACTAGATGAAGTAATAACAGGTTCGAATCCGGAAGAGAAGGCCGAGGTAGTACGAAGATATCAGGAAAAAGGAGAGTACGTAATGTTTGTCGGAGACGGGATAAATGATACCGTAGCTTTAGAGACAGCAGACGCAGGTATAGCTATGGGTTCAGGCTCTGACATAACAAAGGCGGCCGGAGACATCGTCCTTGTGAATAATAAATTATCAACTATTATAGACATATTGACAATATCAAGAAGCACAATAAAGAAGGTTAAAGAAAACATATTCTGGGCTATAATATACAACAGCGCTTTGATACCTATTGCCGGCGGCGTATTAGTTCCAGTGTTCTCCACGTCCGTATATTCTGTGTTGCCAATTCTAGCTGCACTTGCAATGGGGATGAGCTCTACCACCGTGGTACTCAACTCTTTGAGGCTTAAGAAAAGTATAAGAAAAAGCATCCAATCAGAGAAAATGTATGAATATACTAAGAACCAAGGGGAAACTTTTG
- the cysS gene encoding cysteine--tRNA ligase: MVIDQTNNIIIIACYEQLMLIYNTLTRRLQEFNEMHRGRVNLFVCGPTVQDHFHIGHARTYIFFDAVAKFLKLEGYSVFYLQNITDIDDKIINRAKEMGIEPSEVAKIYFSEFQEDMKRLKVDSVNFFARATLYIDEIVSQISRMMEKGYAYETDDGVYFEVRKFKDYGELSNQSLDQIIAGYRVAVNENKRNPEDFVLWKKKKAGEPSWPSPWGEGRPGWHIEDTAITETYFGDEYDIHGGGSDLIFPHHEAEIAQMRSISGKRYLAHYWIHTGMININKEKMSKSLKNFITIRDILKDYRPEDLRFAILNANYRTQIEFSKELMEESKKLIDYINDTYRKLEYVNGSGNFKIDVNSVISEMRSLAENDFDFHSVIVKLLAITGEINRNFEGINKEVAEELKKVYLWVDTFLGILEQKKEVSKGIVDDLVELRTRMRKEKNFLISDAIRDVLKKNGIHIEDRGDVTVWWQE; this comes from the coding sequence ATGGTAATTGATCAAACCAATAACATTATTATTATTGCGTGTTATGAACAATTAATGCTTATATATAATACGTTGACCAGACGTTTGCAAGAGTTCAACGAGATGCACAGGGGTAGGGTGAACCTGTTTGTGTGCGGGCCAACGGTTCAGGATCACTTTCATATAGGGCATGCCAGGACCTATATTTTCTTCGATGCTGTTGCGAAGTTTCTGAAGTTGGAAGGATACTCTGTTTTTTACCTCCAAAATATTACTGATATTGATGATAAAATAATAAACAGAGCTAAAGAAATGGGAATCGAGCCATCTGAAGTTGCAAAAATATATTTTAGCGAATTCCAGGAAGACATGAAAAGGCTTAAGGTTGATTCTGTCAATTTCTTTGCAAGGGCAACACTTTACATAGATGAGATCGTATCGCAAATCAGCAGGATGATGGAGAAAGGATACGCATATGAAACAGATGACGGCGTTTATTTTGAAGTACGGAAATTCAAAGATTATGGTGAATTATCTAACCAGAGCTTAGATCAAATTATAGCTGGGTATAGAGTAGCAGTAAATGAAAACAAGAGAAACCCTGAAGATTTTGTACTATGGAAGAAGAAGAAAGCAGGAGAGCCATCGTGGCCATCTCCATGGGGAGAAGGAAGGCCCGGTTGGCATATTGAAGATACTGCAATAACAGAAACTTATTTTGGCGATGAGTATGATATCCATGGAGGCGGATCAGATCTTATTTTCCCGCATCACGAGGCGGAAATCGCACAGATGAGATCAATTAGCGGAAAACGATATCTAGCCCATTACTGGATACATACGGGAATGATAAACATAAATAAGGAGAAAATGTCTAAATCGCTTAAAAATTTCATAACTATACGGGATATACTTAAGGATTATAGACCGGAAGACCTTAGATTTGCAATACTTAATGCAAATTATAGGACCCAAATTGAATTTTCCAAGGAATTGATGGAAGAGTCAAAGAAGTTGATTGATTACATAAACGATACCTATAGAAAGCTAGAGTATGTCAATGGTTCTGGCAATTTCAAGATTGATGTTAATTCGGTAATTTCTGAGATGCGTTCACTTGCCGAAAACGATTTCGATTTCCATTCGGTAATAGTTAAACTGCTCGCCATCACTGGAGAAATAAATAGGAACTTTGAAGGGATAAACAAGGAAGTTGCGGAAGAACTTAAGAAAGTGTACTTATGGGTTGACACCTTCCTCGGAATCTTAGAGCAAAAAAAGGAGGTAAGCAAAGGAATAGTAGATGACCTTGTTGAATTGAGGACAAGAATGCGGAAGGAAAAGAACTTCCTAATTTCCGATGCGATCAGAGACGTCTTGAAGAAGAATGGAATACATATAGAGGATCGTGGTGACGTTACCGTTTGGTGGCAAGAATAG